A window of the Motilibacter aurantiacus genome harbors these coding sequences:
- a CDS encoding exonuclease SbcCD subunit D, with amino-acid sequence MRVLHTSDWHLGRSFHREGMLGPQAAFVDFLVDLVRAEGVDVVLVAGDVYDRALPSVDAVQLFDDALARLAATGARVLLLSGNHDSASRLGFGSRLLDLAGVHLRTDPGRLGEPVVLDDAHGPVAFYPLPYLEPDAVAGRLGCPTRSHASVLGEAMRRVRADLAGRPGARSVVAAHAFVAGGLPSDSERDITVGGVSVVPVETFAGVDYAALGHLHGAQAVSPWARYSGSPLAYSFSEAAHSKSVALVDLGPDGLSGVELVPCPVPRPLARLRGTLDALLADPALARHEQSWLQVTLTDPARPREPMERLRARFPHVLVLGHEPELTVRAAVASYSERVRGLDDLALLHGFVEHVRGGAASAPEAALLQQALEAARRAEAEA; translated from the coding sequence GTGCGCGTGCTCCACACCTCCGACTGGCACCTCGGCCGCTCCTTCCACCGCGAGGGGATGCTTGGCCCGCAGGCGGCCTTCGTCGACTTCCTCGTCGACCTGGTCCGGGCCGAGGGCGTCGACGTGGTGCTCGTCGCCGGTGACGTCTACGACCGCGCGCTGCCCTCCGTGGACGCCGTCCAGCTGTTCGACGACGCGCTGGCGCGGCTCGCCGCCACCGGGGCACGCGTCCTGCTGCTGAGCGGCAACCACGACTCCGCGTCCCGGCTCGGCTTCGGCTCCCGCCTGCTGGACCTGGCCGGCGTCCACCTGCGCACGGACCCGGGGCGCCTCGGCGAGCCGGTGGTCCTCGACGACGCGCACGGCCCGGTCGCGTTCTACCCGCTGCCCTACCTCGAGCCCGACGCCGTGGCCGGCCGGCTCGGCTGCCCGACCCGCAGCCACGCCAGCGTGCTCGGCGAGGCCATGCGCCGCGTACGCGCCGACCTCGCGGGCCGTCCCGGCGCCCGCTCCGTGGTCGCCGCGCACGCGTTCGTGGCCGGTGGCCTGCCCTCCGACAGCGAGCGCGACATCACGGTCGGCGGGGTCAGCGTCGTGCCGGTGGAGACCTTCGCCGGGGTCGACTACGCGGCCCTCGGCCACCTGCACGGCGCGCAGGCCGTGTCCCCGTGGGCCCGCTACAGCGGCTCCCCGCTGGCCTACTCCTTCTCCGAGGCCGCCCACAGCAAGTCGGTCGCCCTGGTCGATCTCGGCCCGGACGGCCTGTCCGGGGTCGAGCTCGTGCCGTGCCCCGTCCCCCGCCCGCTCGCGCGGCTGCGCGGGACGCTCGACGCCCTGCTCGCCGACCCTGCGCTCGCCCGTCACGAGCAGTCCTGGCTCCAGGTCACCCTCACCGACCCGGCCCGACCGCGTGAGCCGATGGAGCGGCTGCGCGCCCGGTTCCCCCACGTGCTGGTGCTCGGGCACGAGCCCGAGCTGACCGTCCGGGCCGCCGTCGCGTCCTACTCCGAGCGGGTCCGCGGGCTCGACGACCTCGCGCTGCTGCACGGCTTCGTGGAGCACGTGCGCGGCGGCGCCGCGAGCGCGCCGGAGGCCGCGCTGCTGCAGCAGGCCCTGGAGGCCGCCCGCCGGGCCGAGGCGGAGGCCTGA
- a CDS encoding AAA family ATPase, with protein MRLHSLTATAFGPFAGTESVDFDALASAGLFLLSGPTGAGKTSLLDAVVFALYGVVPGARQGASRLRSDHAPAELATEVVLELTVRGRRLRVARRPAWDRAKRRGEGVTRQPAKVLLEDLSSGEPAVLSTRLDEAGHLLRDLLGMSAEQFCQVVLLPQGEFARFLRADAEARRAILEALFSTDRFSAVEGWLAEQRRASREAVQEAALELTLLSARAAQAAGRGGPDDDGASGSPDADPDAAGPDRPAGTDDDAVLATVRDLARAALADADTATAAATTAAEACRAARAAASAAQEQGRRRRAALELAARRSRVEESRAERERAAERVAGARRAAAVLPYLEAAATAQAAACAATRAESEARAALPRPLRAATVEELRRAAAAAAGECGALALLERDEAAERELRRRAATLEGEAARLRSRREDIARESALLPDRLAGAVERRDAARAAGPELERSEAEAAELTARVAAAMRAEQLAPAVAAASAAELAAVDRAQQAREAWLDARQRRLDGMAAELAAGLGPGSPCPVCGSCSHPQPAATGSAASADEEAAAQRASEAAEAERRRCEQAHAGLRIELAAAQAGAGGMPLARLQEDLARARAATGRLSGVAGQLARCERAVTDLEQAQAALVAEDQDVATREAQLSAAAATALEQAGGLRARLDAARGEDAGVYARRMRLEALRSTLTGAVEAAVDAARLVAEATQAEENALEAARERGFGDVSAARAAGLAPAALARLEGQVAAHDAEAAAVADRLAEPGHADGALEALLAAPAPDEAGLIGAAEQSDTANARAMAWAHRARERAVELEQVSVEVEQAVERIAPLRAAAEVASRLSTLCEGTSPDNTLRMRLSAYVLAARLEQVAAAATERLQRMSGGRYSLVHTDVAGGRGRAGLGLSVLDAWTGAERDPATLSGGEAFMASLALALGLSDVVTAEAGGVLMETLFVDEGFGALDEETLDEVLDVLDGLREGGRVVGLVSHVSELRARIPAQVLVAKGRSGSTVGLSAAVQAHLSSTAPAVAASSGAAFPGAAAPGAAVPAQAAARSLPPAAVTAHVPVVVRARAASPQHLAPQEPFTSTGARAADAVPADVPTELRADVPAGAPEPRRAAKGRRRRAVPEETGQGLLFGDGPEDATPAPTAGSDAA; from the coding sequence GTGCGCCTTCACTCACTCACCGCCACGGCGTTCGGCCCGTTCGCCGGGACCGAGTCCGTCGACTTCGACGCGCTGGCCTCCGCCGGGCTGTTCCTGCTCAGCGGCCCAACCGGCGCCGGCAAGACCAGCCTGCTGGACGCCGTCGTCTTCGCGCTCTACGGAGTGGTCCCGGGCGCGCGCCAGGGCGCCTCCCGGCTGCGCAGCGACCACGCGCCGGCCGAGCTGGCCACCGAGGTCGTCCTCGAGCTGACCGTGCGCGGCCGGCGCCTCCGGGTGGCCCGTCGGCCGGCCTGGGACCGGGCGAAGCGGCGCGGCGAGGGCGTGACCCGGCAGCCGGCGAAGGTGCTGCTCGAGGACCTCTCCTCCGGGGAGCCCGCCGTCCTCTCCACTCGGCTGGACGAGGCCGGCCACCTGCTCCGTGACCTGCTGGGGATGAGCGCCGAGCAGTTCTGTCAGGTGGTGCTGCTCCCCCAGGGTGAGTTCGCGCGCTTCCTGCGCGCCGACGCGGAGGCCCGGCGGGCCATCCTCGAGGCGCTCTTCTCCACCGACCGGTTCAGCGCGGTCGAGGGCTGGCTGGCAGAGCAGCGGCGCGCCAGCCGCGAGGCGGTGCAGGAGGCCGCGCTCGAGCTCACGCTGCTGTCCGCTCGGGCGGCCCAGGCCGCCGGCCGCGGCGGGCCGGACGACGACGGCGCCTCGGGCTCGCCGGACGCCGATCCGGACGCTGCCGGTCCCGACAGGCCGGCCGGGACCGACGACGACGCTGTGCTCGCGACCGTCCGCGACCTCGCCCGAGCAGCGCTCGCCGATGCCGACACCGCCACGGCCGCGGCCACGACCGCCGCCGAGGCGTGCCGGGCCGCCCGCGCGGCGGCGTCCGCGGCCCAGGAGCAGGGCCGCCGCCGGCGCGCCGCGCTCGAGCTGGCAGCCCGCCGGAGCAGGGTCGAGGAGTCGCGCGCGGAGCGCGAGCGTGCCGCCGAGCGGGTGGCGGGCGCGCGCCGGGCGGCTGCGGTGCTGCCCTACCTGGAGGCTGCGGCCACGGCGCAGGCCGCCGCCTGCGCCGCGACCCGCGCGGAGTCCGAGGCCCGCGCCGCGCTGCCCCGGCCGCTGCGGGCGGCGACCGTCGAGGAGCTGCGCCGGGCGGCGGCGGCGGCCGCGGGCGAGTGCGGGGCCCTGGCCCTCCTCGAGCGCGACGAGGCCGCCGAGCGGGAGCTGCGCCGGCGGGCGGCGACGCTCGAGGGCGAGGCCGCCCGCCTGCGCAGCCGCCGCGAGGACATCGCGCGCGAGTCGGCCCTCCTTCCCGACCGGCTGGCCGGGGCGGTCGAGCGCAGGGACGCCGCGCGCGCGGCCGGGCCCGAGCTCGAGCGCTCGGAGGCGGAGGCGGCCGAGCTGACGGCGCGCGTCGCCGCCGCCATGCGCGCCGAGCAGCTCGCCCCGGCCGTCGCGGCCGCGTCCGCCGCGGAGCTCGCCGCGGTCGACCGCGCCCAGCAGGCCCGGGAGGCCTGGCTCGACGCCCGCCAGCGCCGGCTCGACGGCATGGCGGCCGAGCTCGCCGCCGGGCTGGGGCCGGGCAGCCCGTGCCCCGTCTGCGGCAGCTGCTCGCACCCGCAGCCGGCGGCCACGGGGTCGGCTGCGAGCGCCGACGAGGAAGCGGCGGCCCAGCGCGCCTCCGAGGCGGCGGAGGCGGAGCGGCGGCGGTGCGAGCAGGCGCACGCAGGGCTCCGCATCGAGCTGGCGGCGGCTCAGGCCGGGGCGGGCGGGATGCCGCTCGCCCGGCTGCAGGAGGACCTGGCGCGCGCCCGCGCCGCCACGGGCCGCCTGTCCGGGGTGGCGGGGCAGCTCGCCCGTTGCGAGCGGGCGGTCACCGATCTCGAGCAGGCGCAGGCGGCCCTCGTCGCGGAGGACCAGGATGTCGCGACGCGCGAGGCGCAGCTGTCCGCCGCAGCGGCCACCGCGCTGGAGCAGGCGGGCGGACTGCGCGCCCGGCTCGACGCCGCCCGGGGGGAGGACGCCGGCGTGTACGCCCGCCGGATGCGCCTGGAGGCGCTGCGCTCGACGCTCACCGGCGCCGTCGAGGCGGCGGTCGACGCCGCCCGCCTCGTGGCGGAGGCCACCCAGGCCGAGGAGAACGCGCTCGAGGCCGCGCGCGAGCGGGGGTTCGGCGACGTCTCCGCCGCACGAGCGGCCGGGTTGGCGCCCGCCGCGCTGGCCCGGTTGGAGGGCCAGGTCGCGGCGCACGACGCCGAGGCCGCGGCCGTCGCCGACCGGCTGGCCGAGCCCGGGCACGCCGACGGCGCCCTCGAGGCGCTGCTGGCCGCCCCCGCTCCGGACGAGGCGGGCCTGATCGGCGCCGCCGAGCAGTCCGACACCGCGAACGCCCGGGCGATGGCCTGGGCGCACCGTGCACGCGAGCGCGCCGTCGAGCTGGAGCAGGTCAGCGTCGAGGTCGAGCAGGCCGTGGAGCGCATCGCCCCGCTGCGGGCCGCTGCGGAGGTGGCGTCCCGGCTCTCCACGCTCTGCGAGGGCACGAGCCCGGACAACACGCTGCGCATGCGGCTCTCGGCGTACGTGCTGGCGGCGCGGCTCGAGCAGGTCGCCGCCGCCGCGACCGAGCGGCTGCAGCGCATGTCGGGCGGCCGCTACAGCCTGGTGCACACCGACGTGGCCGGCGGCAGGGGCCGCGCGGGGCTCGGGCTCTCCGTGCTCGACGCGTGGACCGGCGCCGAGCGTGACCCGGCGACGCTGTCCGGCGGCGAGGCGTTCATGGCCTCGTTGGCCCTGGCACTCGGGCTGTCCGACGTGGTCACCGCCGAGGCCGGCGGGGTCCTGATGGAGACGCTCTTCGTCGACGAGGGCTTCGGCGCCCTCGACGAGGAGACGCTCGACGAGGTGCTCGACGTCCTGGACGGCCTGCGCGAGGGCGGCCGGGTCGTGGGCCTGGTCAGCCACGTGTCCGAGCTGCGGGCGCGCATCCCCGCGCAGGTCCTCGTGGCCAAGGGCCGCAGCGGCTCGACCGTCGGCCTCTCCGCCGCCGTGCAGGCCCACCTGTCCTCGACTGCTCCCGCCGTGGCCGCTTCCTCCGGCGCAGCCTTTCCTGGCGCCGCTGCCCCTGGGGCGGCCGTCCCGGCGCAGGCCGCGGCCCGCTCGCTGCCGCCGGCCGCCGTCACCGCGCACGTTCCTGTCGTCGTCCGGGCGCGAGCCGCGTCCCCGCAGCACCTCGCGCCGCAGGAGCCCTTCACGTCGACGGGGGCCCGCGCGGCGGACGCCGTTCCCGCCGACGTGCCGACCGAGCTCCGGGCTGACGTGCCGGCGGGCGCGCCGGAGCCGCGGCGAGCGGCGAAGGGGCGGCGGCGCAGGGCGGTGCCCGAGGAGACCGGCCAGGGGCTGCTCTTCGGCGACGGGCCGGAGGACGCCACCCCTGCGCCCACCGCGGGCAGCGACGCCGCCTAG
- a CDS encoding phosphatase domain-containing protein, with protein MGTDGTSGRATSSGTDGEAGRPYAVLDIDGVLADVRHRLHHLESRPKDWDAFFAAAPADGLLAEGAAVAATLAADHKIVYLSGRPASCRADTLAWLRAHGLPPGRVVLRSMRDRRPARAVKVERLRELARTAPVRMVVDDDEAVVDAVRAAGFPVLHATWMTAPAPASGRAAQQTLFDAQEHEGRT; from the coding sequence GTGGGGACGGACGGGACGAGTGGCCGCGCGACCAGCTCGGGTACCGACGGCGAGGCGGGCCGCCCGTACGCCGTCCTGGACATCGACGGGGTGCTGGCCGACGTACGCCACCGGCTGCACCACCTGGAGAGCCGTCCGAAGGACTGGGACGCCTTCTTCGCGGCGGCACCGGCCGACGGGCTGCTCGCCGAGGGTGCCGCCGTGGCGGCGACCCTGGCCGCAGACCACAAGATCGTCTACCTCAGCGGACGGCCCGCCTCCTGCCGGGCCGACACCCTGGCGTGGCTGCGGGCCCACGGCCTGCCTCCGGGCCGGGTCGTCCTGCGCTCGATGCGCGATCGGCGGCCCGCCCGGGCCGTGAAGGTGGAGCGGCTGCGCGAGCTGGCCCGGACGGCGCCGGTGCGGATGGTGGTCGATGACGACGAGGCGGTGGTGGACGCCGTTCGGGCGGCCGGGTTTCCCGTACTGCACGCCACGTGGATGACCGCGCCGGCGCCCGCGTCAGGCCGGGCCGCGCAGCAGACGCTGTTCGACGCGCAGGAGCATGAAGGGCGTACCTGA
- a CDS encoding mechanosensitive ion channel family protein — MFDEGSLWRSLLVLATTGVAAAVAGWLSGQVVTRVPPPRYRGFARRVHEACHRAWVCTLVSFALLQALDAAPLPADDVQRVVRHALVIATIAAVSWLVVKVLFVAQDAAFTRLRVDVTDNRRVRKMRTQILIVRRITAAVVTAVGIGAILMSFDTMRTVGASLLASAGIAGAIAGFAAQATLGNVFAGIQLAFTDALRIDDVVVVEGEWGRIEELTLTYVVVHLWDERRLVLPTSWFTSNPFQNWTRKESRVLGAVQLHLDFATPLEELRRHARDVIEGSPLWDRRDWVLQVTDTTETTMVVRVLASAHDAPSAFDLRCDIREQLLTWLQRNHPYALPRTRAEIAPTAGSPFLVAYEGSGIEKGIEKEMDEGTPGRARSGA; from the coding sequence TTGTTCGACGAGGGAAGCCTGTGGCGCTCGCTGCTGGTGCTGGCGACGACCGGGGTGGCCGCGGCGGTCGCCGGCTGGCTGTCCGGCCAGGTCGTGACCCGGGTGCCGCCGCCGCGCTACCGCGGCTTCGCCCGCCGGGTGCACGAGGCCTGTCACCGGGCATGGGTCTGCACCCTCGTCTCCTTCGCGCTGCTGCAGGCGCTGGATGCCGCACCGCTCCCGGCGGACGACGTCCAGCGGGTGGTCCGGCACGCGCTGGTGATCGCGACCATCGCCGCGGTCTCGTGGCTCGTGGTGAAGGTGCTCTTCGTCGCGCAGGACGCGGCCTTCACCCGGCTGCGGGTCGACGTCACGGACAACCGGCGGGTCCGCAAGATGCGCACCCAGATCCTCATCGTGCGTCGGATCACGGCTGCCGTCGTGACCGCGGTCGGCATCGGGGCCATCCTGATGTCCTTCGACACCATGCGCACCGTCGGCGCCTCCCTGCTGGCCTCCGCAGGCATCGCGGGCGCGATCGCCGGGTTCGCCGCCCAGGCCACTCTGGGCAACGTGTTCGCCGGTATCCAGCTCGCCTTCACCGACGCGCTGCGCATCGACGACGTGGTGGTCGTCGAGGGCGAGTGGGGCCGTATCGAGGAGCTGACGCTGACCTACGTCGTCGTGCACCTGTGGGACGAGCGTCGCCTGGTCCTGCCGACCAGCTGGTTCACCAGCAACCCCTTCCAGAACTGGACCCGCAAGGAGTCGCGGGTGCTGGGGGCCGTCCAGCTGCACCTGGACTTCGCCACCCCGCTGGAGGAGCTGCGCCGGCACGCCCGCGACGTCATCGAGGGGTCGCCGTTGTGGGACAGGCGCGACTGGGTCCTGCAGGTGACCGACACGACGGAGACGACGATGGTCGTGCGCGTGCTGGCGTCCGCACACGACGCGCCCAGCGCGTTCGACCTTCGGTGCGACATCCGCGAGCAGCTGCTCACCTGGCTCCAGCGCAACCACCCGTACGCGCTCCCTCGCACGCGGGCCGAGATCGCCCCGACCGCCGGCAGCCCGTTCCTCGTCGCGTACGAGGGCTCGGGCATCGAGAAGGGCATCGAGAAGGAGATGGACGAGGGCACGCCGGGACGGGCAAGGTCGGGCGCGTGA
- a CDS encoding glycoside hydrolase family 16 protein, which produces MTTLPPGRSRLAFADEFDAPTLDRSVWLPHYLPAWSSRARSAATYEIEGSCLRLSIPPGQRVWCAGDHTPPLRVSAVQSASRSGPVGSTRGQQPYRPGLTVREEQPSFVGWAPDSGYVAIRARGVVSARSMVAFWLVGLEDVPERSAEVCVAEMFGHAVVPGRSTAVGTGLHAFRDPEVREDFAALDLPLDVSEFHVYGADRTDGRVDFYVDGELVRTCTGAPSYPMQLMIGVFDFPERSTGDDAAAVPELIVDWVRGYL; this is translated from the coding sequence GTGACCACGCTGCCCCCCGGCCGCTCCCGGCTCGCCTTCGCCGACGAGTTCGATGCCCCGACGCTCGACCGGTCGGTGTGGCTACCGCACTACTTGCCCGCCTGGAGCTCGCGGGCGCGGAGCGCCGCGACGTACGAGATCGAGGGCTCCTGCCTGCGGCTGTCGATCCCGCCCGGCCAAAGGGTGTGGTGCGCCGGGGACCACACGCCGCCGCTGCGCGTCTCGGCAGTCCAGTCCGCGAGCCGGTCCGGGCCCGTCGGAAGCACCCGGGGCCAGCAGCCCTACCGCCCGGGGCTCACCGTACGGGAGGAGCAGCCGTCCTTCGTGGGCTGGGCCCCCGACTCCGGGTACGTCGCGATCCGCGCTCGTGGCGTCGTGTCCGCCCGGTCGATGGTCGCGTTCTGGCTCGTGGGGCTGGAGGATGTCCCGGAGCGCAGCGCCGAGGTGTGTGTCGCCGAGATGTTCGGTCACGCGGTGGTGCCGGGCCGGTCGACAGCGGTCGGGACGGGGCTGCACGCCTTCCGCGACCCCGAGGTCCGCGAGGACTTCGCCGCCCTCGACCTGCCGCTCGACGTGTCGGAGTTCCACGTCTACGGCGCAGACCGGACGGACGGGCGCGTCGACTTCTACGTCGACGGCGAACTGGTGCGCACCTGCACCGGCGCGCCGTCCTATCCCATGCAGTTGATGATCGGCGTGTTCGACTTCCCGGAGCGTTCGACGGGTGACGACGCAGCCGCGGTTCCCGAACTGATCGTGGACTGGGTGCGCGGCTACCTGTAG
- a CDS encoding right-handed parallel beta-helix repeat-containing protein: MRTLFRRGAAAAAAALVASLMLALPAGAAPPYAVVTPAAPDGWQAANVRTDASVAITTSQPRGAAPDGLGSLELTTSTVTSGQDKADYAKYWGVLPGRTLGDLSALSYEFYRASSSTTAQHHAPAFRLAYRNAAGQAGYLIWENVYNGGSTSAPVPVDQWLARNIRNGYFWMRTFNPGFSVERYDVTLDQWRDGASYPGSHVLGPDTSIVGIEVGVGSGWGGSSRMFVDTLSAAFGPDEVSANFEPTPAPQCATTCYVDAVNGSDANGGTGPADAKRTVQAAVDQVSPGGRVVVAAGTYREQVTVAKDGLRISGAGQGSTVLQGTSCSGAGLTLPGTRNGFTVEDLSVAGYDVGVSLGVTGDAQSNVLIEDVTATGNCRHGLFQQAGTVTGMTVNRVTASNNGTPGSGGRGLWVINGVKTDLTVTGGTFSGNALVGIDISDGNVTGLTLQANTVENNGDAGISVLGAKGPAANLVDGNTIRNNGRYGIELKSSNGNGNAGGAGSLVISRNVVERTVPATDARDSAGIAVVRRSGQPAYNQDQPAGAVVAENEVRGYTRRATGATGDGFGIVVEGLSNTVRNNTLSGNDVGVQVQGGNTANVQSTPFFDRGDAAQGDATVRHNSIAGNGTGLRAAGALAVVTLNAENDWWGSNTGPSPTGSGDSVEGFADYDPWLCTGTDTSPAPGFQPDIQASPCTPPGGTLVVTKYNDKNRSGARDAGEVALAGWTITVSRNSLPVAGGTTDQDGNVTFSALPPGTYTVCEEAQSGWQNTDPSNGSGCKTTTVTSSAVTNVLLGNATPFTVEARDIGVGANRPFGAAVAAVSAPGIPNSQLTATINWGDGPTTAGSIAGSNGSPGVFGFHSYAAPGTYTTTVTVTGPGGVVVTDTGTIVVS, encoded by the coding sequence ATGAGAACCCTGTTCAGGCGCGGAGCTGCCGCGGCCGCCGCGGCGCTCGTCGCGTCGCTGATGCTGGCCCTGCCCGCGGGCGCCGCACCCCCTTACGCTGTCGTGACCCCCGCCGCTCCCGACGGGTGGCAAGCAGCCAACGTCCGCACCGACGCCTCGGTCGCGATCACGACGTCGCAGCCGCGAGGCGCCGCACCCGACGGCCTCGGCTCGCTCGAGCTCACCACGAGCACCGTCACCAGCGGCCAGGACAAGGCCGACTACGCGAAGTACTGGGGCGTCCTGCCGGGCCGCACACTGGGCGATCTGAGCGCCCTGAGCTACGAGTTCTACCGCGCCTCGAGCAGCACCACCGCCCAGCATCACGCGCCGGCGTTCCGCCTCGCCTACCGGAATGCCGCCGGGCAGGCCGGCTATCTCATCTGGGAGAACGTCTACAACGGCGGGAGCACGTCCGCGCCCGTTCCGGTGGACCAATGGCTCGCACGGAACATCCGCAACGGGTATTTCTGGATGCGGACGTTCAACCCGGGCTTCAGCGTGGAGCGCTACGACGTGACGCTCGACCAGTGGAGGGACGGCGCCTCCTATCCCGGCTCCCACGTCCTGGGGCCCGACACGAGCATCGTCGGTATCGAGGTGGGCGTCGGCTCCGGCTGGGGCGGCTCCTCGCGAATGTTCGTCGACACCCTGTCGGCCGCTTTCGGCCCCGACGAGGTCTCGGCGAACTTCGAGCCCACCCCGGCCCCGCAGTGCGCCACCACCTGTTACGTCGACGCGGTCAACGGCAGCGACGCGAACGGCGGGACCGGCCCGGCCGACGCCAAGAGAACGGTCCAGGCGGCGGTGGACCAGGTGTCCCCCGGCGGCCGGGTGGTCGTCGCGGCGGGGACCTACCGCGAGCAGGTGACGGTCGCGAAGGACGGCCTGCGCATCAGCGGCGCGGGGCAGGGCAGCACGGTGCTCCAGGGCACGAGCTGCTCCGGCGCCGGGCTCACCCTGCCGGGCACCCGCAACGGCTTCACGGTGGAGGACCTGTCCGTCGCCGGTTACGACGTGGGTGTCTCGCTCGGCGTCACGGGTGACGCGCAGAGCAACGTGCTCATCGAGGACGTCACCGCGACCGGCAACTGCAGGCACGGGCTCTTCCAGCAGGCCGGCACGGTGACGGGCATGACGGTCAACCGGGTGACGGCCTCGAACAACGGGACACCCGGGTCGGGTGGGCGCGGCCTCTGGGTCATCAACGGGGTCAAGACCGACCTGACGGTCACCGGCGGCACGTTCAGCGGCAATGCGCTCGTCGGCATCGACATCAGCGACGGCAACGTCACCGGCCTCACCCTGCAGGCGAACACGGTGGAGAACAACGGCGACGCCGGCATCAGCGTCCTCGGGGCGAAGGGGCCCGCGGCCAACCTGGTCGACGGCAACACAATCCGCAACAACGGCCGGTACGGCATCGAGCTCAAGTCGTCGAACGGGAACGGGAACGCCGGCGGCGCGGGCAGCCTCGTGATCTCCCGCAACGTCGTCGAGCGGACCGTGCCCGCGACCGACGCCCGTGACTCGGCCGGCATCGCCGTGGTCCGGCGCTCCGGGCAACCGGCGTACAACCAGGACCAGCCGGCCGGCGCGGTCGTCGCGGAGAACGAGGTGCGGGGCTACACGCGGCGGGCAACCGGGGCCACCGGCGACGGCTTCGGCATCGTCGTGGAGGGCCTGTCCAACACGGTCCGCAACAACACCCTGTCCGGCAACGACGTGGGCGTCCAGGTGCAGGGCGGCAACACGGCCAACGTCCAGAGCACGCCGTTCTTCGACCGGGGGGACGCAGCTCAGGGCGACGCCACCGTGAGGCACAACTCCATCGCCGGGAACGGCACCGGGCTGCGGGCCGCCGGGGCGCTGGCGGTCGTGACGCTGAACGCGGAGAACGACTGGTGGGGCTCGAACACCGGGCCCAGCCCGACCGGTTCGGGGGACAGCGTGGAAGGCTTCGCCGACTACGACCCCTGGCTCTGCACCGGGACCGACACCTCGCCGGCCCCCGGCTTCCAGCCCGACATCCAGGCCTCCCCCTGCACTCCTCCGGGAGGCACCCTCGTGGTCACCAAGTACAACGACAAGAACCGGAGCGGGGCGCGCGACGCAGGCGAGGTTGCCCTGGCCGGCTGGACGATCACCGTCAGCCGGAACAGCCTGCCCGTGGCCGGCGGGACGACCGACCAGGACGGCAACGTCACCTTCAGCGCCCTGCCGCCCGGCACCTACACGGTCTGCGAGGAGGCGCAGAGCGGCTGGCAGAACACCGACCCGAGCAACGGCAGCGGGTGCAAGACCACGACGGTCACCAGCAGCGCGGTGACGAACGTGCTGCTCGGCAACGCCACGCCGTTCACCGTCGAGGCGCGCGACATCGGGGTCGGCGCCAACCGCCCCTTCGGCGCCGCGGTCGCCGCCGTGTCCGCGCCCGGCATCCCGAACTCCCAGTTGACGGCCACGATCAACTGGGGTGACGGGCCGACGACCGCCGGGTCCATCGCCGGGTCGAACGGCTCGCCCGGGGTGTTCGGGTTCCACTCCTACGCGGCTCCCGGGACCTACACCACGACCGTGACCGTCACCGGCCCCGGCGGGGTGGTCGTGACGGACACCGGCACCATCGTCGTGAGCTGA